The stretch of DNA ATGCAGAAAAGCCCCAGCAATTCGGGCTTGAGCAGGCTGAATTCCTGATCAGCACCAATGCCGGGCAGGCCGCCAAACCACTGGCGCGTATTGCCTCTGGTGGTGAGTTATCGCGCATCAGTCTGGCCATTCAGGTCATTACCGCACTGACCTCCGACACCCCCACTCTGGTCTTTGATGAAGTGGATGTCGGTATTGGCGGCGATGTTGCAAAAACGGTGGGACGCCTGTTGAAACTACTGGGTCAACGCAGCCAGATCCTGTGTGTAACGCATCAGCCATTGGTCGCCAGCCAGGCCAATCAGCACCTGCTGGTCAGCAAGACTGCCGAGGATGGGGCAACCCAATCCTATATCAACACGCTGGACGCAGAGCAGCGCCTTCAGGAAATAGCCCGAATGCTGGGCGGCAATTCAGAAAAGTCGCTGGCGCATGCACGCGAGCTGATCGCCAACTGACGGAGCAGTCGGGACCTCATCAGGAAGCGGCCTTCTGACACTCCGCACAGATGCCGTACAGATACAGGCTGTGATCGGTGATCTCAAAGCCGAACTGGGCGGCGATCTTGTCCTGCCGCTCTTCGATAACTTCATCGTAAAACTCTTCCACCAAGCCACATTTATTGCATACGATATGATCATGGTGCTCGGCGGTATGCAGTTCAAAAACTGAATGCCCGCCTTCGAATCGATGTCTCATCACCAGCCCGGCTGATTCAAACTGGGTCAGCACACGGTACACAGTTGCCAGACCGACTTCTTCTCCGGCCTCAATCAGCGCCTTATATACATCTTCAGCACTCATGTGACGGGTCTCGGAACTTTCCAGTAACTGCAGGATCTTTACTCTCGGAAGAGTCACTTTGAGTCCGGCTTTACGTAATTCCTGATTTTCTGAAGACATAGTGATTCTCTTGGCTAATAAAGCTATGCTGGCGTCAATCTATGACGACGATAAGGCCTGTTTTACCACAGG from Pseudohongiella spirulinae encodes:
- the fur gene encoding ferric iron uptake transcriptional regulator; amino-acid sequence: MSSENQELRKAGLKVTLPRVKILQLLESSETRHMSAEDVYKALIEAGEEVGLATVYRVLTQFESAGLVMRHRFEGGHSVFELHTAEHHDHIVCNKCGLVEEFYDEVIEERQDKIAAQFGFEITDHSLYLYGICAECQKAAS